From a region of the Neodiprion fabricii isolate iyNeoFabr1 chromosome 7, iyNeoFabr1.1, whole genome shotgun sequence genome:
- the LOC124186056 gene encoding 28S ribosomal protein S11, mitochondrial: MIKSALRLLAYPSFKDRLLSPSLFSEGGKFTGSTNIWRNFHATTRCQKAEDKKMMLASLPPVDEGTKGEKSIQIDNLLSSSEILFPDETTPFRLHDGTPYKDLPICNIKVSHNNTIISLTDCHGKVQMIHTCGKEGFKNTRKGTNIAAQATATTFGARTLRSGIKTVRVRIRGIGPGRMSSIKGLQIGGLDIVSVTDNTHVSWTPPRPRKARRL, from the exons ATGATCAAATCAGCATTAAGGCTGCTGGCCTACCCCAGTTTTAAGGATCGATTATTATCTCCAAGCCTGTTCAGCGAAGGTGGGAAATTTACAGGTTCTACGAATATTTGGCGAAATTTTCACGCCACAACAAGATGTCAAAAAGCAGAGGACAAGAAAATGATGCTGGCATCTTTACCGCCTGTTGACGAAGGAACCAAAGGAGAGAAGTCAATACAGATCGACAATTTATTATCCAG tTCAGAAATATTGTTTCCCGATGAAACTACGCCCTTCAGACTCCATGACGGAACACCCTACAAGGATTTACCCATCTGTAACATCAAGGTTTCACACAATAACACAATCATCAGCCTAACCGACTGCCACG GAAAAGTGCAAATGATACACACTTGTGGGAAGGAGGGATTCAAGAACACCCGTAAAGGCACCAACATCGCCGCTCAAGCCACAGCCACTACTTTTGGCGCG AGAACGCTTCGAAGCGGCATAAAAACCGTTCGTGTTCGCATTCGAGGCATTGGGCCTGGTAGAATG TCATCGATAAAAGGTCTGCAAATAGGAGGGTTGGACATTGTGTCTGTAACGGACAATACTCACGTGTCCTGGACCCCGCCGAGGCCGCGAAAAGCCAGAAgattgtaa
- the LOC124186054 gene encoding uncharacterized protein LOC124186054, whose translation MSVIPGKFWVNLAALVVWTSSLRVAAFTNLADIPCGRAASGSRSARVVGGVDAVPREFPWIVSITRKGGHFCGGTIIDSRHILTAGHCLCSGSSKIPARQLRVSLGEYNLRGPENPPARQESVARVLIHPGHKCGGYVDDIALLELTGPISWSDSVRPACLPWASGEAEYSAFEGENAIAAGWGWLGEDTSRHKRADILQKVGVRVVKNDVCREWYASQGKKTRVEPRQMCAGREEGGRDSCWVEHTVKFSLRVRRSGDSELLKILDEHVKQGNFVTLCFWISAALTISGYCGLPIIDVVAGTKTEPSRLIFRAWNPFPDIWPGYFLQLTMCYLTGVITASWSTLMAVLIIVPTCEMKVLGIELQGIIKTASLRERKDREIQESVKNWVKKHLGVIRYVEKLDRILNRLLLFDFVIYSGIFCTTFFQYIVLGLRYEIVVASSYMVAMAIQIMMIYWTGNEVIIHSESLVDAAYNGIWYRAPVWYTMTIKIIMQRCRKPLKLRVWKLYKVSTETCLTIAKTAYSYFAILRHIYFKK comes from the exons ATGTCCGTCATCCCCGGTAAATTTTGGGTAAACCTCGCAGCTCTCGTCGTCTGGACCTCGTCCCTCCGGGTCGCCGCCTTCACCAATC TTGCGGACATTCCGTGCGGACGGGCCGCTTCCGGTTCACGATCAGCCCGCGTTGTTGGCGGTGTTGATGCCGTCCCTCGGGAGTTTCCCTGGATTGTCAGCATCACAAGAAAGGGTGGCCATTTCTGCGGCGGAACGATAATCGACTCGAGACACATTCTCACCGCTGGTCATTGCCTCTGCTC GGGGTCGTCCAAGATTCCGGCTCGTCAGCTCCGCGTCAGCCTTGGAGAATACAACCTTCGGGGCCCTGAAAACCCTCCGGCTAGACAGGAAAGCGTCGCGAGGGTGTTGATCCATCCGGGGCACAAGTGCGGCGGCTACGTCGACGACATAGCTCTGCTCGAACTCACCGGGCCCATTTCGTGGTCGGACAGCGTGAGGCccgcgtgtcttccctgggcTTCCGGCGAGGCTGAGTACAGCGCTTTTGAGGGCGAGAATGCGATCGCCGCCGGATGGGGATGGCTCGGCGAAGACACCTCGAGAC ACAAGAGAGCAGACATCCTGCAGAAGGTCGGCGTACGTGTTGTGAAAAATGACGTATGTCGAGAATGGTACGCGAGTCAGGGTAAGAAAACCCGCGTCGAGCCACGACAGATGTGCGCCGGTCGAGAGGAAGGCGGCCGTGACTCTTGCTGG GTGGAGCACACCGTGAAATTTAGTCTCAGGGTCAGACGCTCCGGCGATTCGGAGCTCCTCAAGATACTCGACGAACATGTGAAACAGGGCAACTTCGTTACCCTCTGCTTCTGGATTTCTGCAGCCCTCACCATTTCCGGGTACTGTGGTTTACCAATCATCGACGTGGTTGCCGGCACAAAGACCGAACCGAGCAGACTGATCTTCAG GGCCTGGAACCCGTTTCCGGATATCTGGCCGGGCTACTTTCTTCAGCTGACGATGTGCTACTTGACGGGTGTCATCACCGCTAGCTGGTCCACTCTGATGGCAGTTCTCATAATTGTCCCAACGTGCGAGATGAAGGTCCTCGGAATCGAGCTGCAGGGAATCATAAAGACCGCCAGTCTCCGTGAGCGGAAGGATCGCGAAATTCAGGAGAGTGTCAAGAATTGGGTGAAGAAGCACCTTGGCGTTATTCG TTACGTCGAGAAGCTCGATCGGATCCTGAATCGTCTATTGCTGTTTGATTTTGTCATATACTCCGGCATATTCTGTACGACTTTCTTTCAGTACATCGTC TTAGGATTGAGATACGAGATCGTCGTTGCATCTTCGTACATGGTCGCGATGGCGATTCAGATAATGATGATATACTGGACCGGAAACGAAGTTATAATTCAC AGTGAATCTCTGGTCGATGCAGCCTACAACGGCATCTGGTACAGAGCACCTGTTTGGTACACGATGACCATTAAGATAATAATGCAACGTTGTCGAAAGCCCTTGAAATTAAGGGTATGGAAACTCTACAAAGTATCGACGGAGACTTGTCTCACG ATAGCAAAGACGGCGTATTCCTACTTTGCGATTCTTCggcatatttatttcaagaAATAA